Genomic segment of Mercurialis annua linkage group LG6, ddMerAnnu1.2, whole genome shotgun sequence:
GATGAATCTGTATTTGTATTAAGACGAAGGCAGAAAATGGGGTGCTTCCAGTCGCATTTGGGATCTCCAGATCAACAGCCACTTCCCGctgacgaagaagaagaagcagatcTACAGCTACCGAGCAGTGACCAACAAGAGGCCTTCAGAGAGTACAGCTTGGGAGAACTCAAAGCAGCCACTAATGCTTTCAGCAGAGATTTGATCGTCTCAGAGAGCGGAGAGAAGGCCCCCAATGTGGTCTACAGAGCCAAACTCAGCAACAATCGCGTCGTGGCCGTCAAGCGGTTCTCCAGGCTCTCCTGGCCTGACCCTCACCAGTTTCTGGTACCTATTTCTCTTCATTGCAAATTCATTATTAATCTACTACACCTCTACATACATTACTAATGTGTTTTTAACTGTAGACGGAGGCTAAGGGAGTTGGCAAAGTAAGGCATAAGAGGTTGGTAAACTTAATAGGATGCTGCGCCGAGGGAGACGAGCGCTTGTTGGTGGCTGACTACATGCCTCATGACACCCTTTCCAAGCATCTCTTTCACTGTACCTATCTatctctttctctttctctttttGCTTTTTAAGAAAGCTAAGACAAAACAATACATTCTCAGGGGACAAACAGCCCTTACCATGGGAAATGCGCCTCAGAGTTGCTCTCTATGTTGCACAAGTACTTGACCATTGCAATTCCCACAACCTCACACTTTATCATGATTTGAACGCCTACCGTGTTCTTTTTGATCAGGTTTACCCTACTCTCTTTTTATAACTTCATTTCCCCACCCCCACAACTTCTCCTTTTCATCTTATTTTAACTGCCTTTTCTTTTACAATACAATCATCTGCAACTTTTCATCATTCTATTCTATTCCTTCCCAAATGCATTCTTTTATGTATAAATTGACAGAAACTACTATGTTTCCATACATCACAACTGACTACATTGCATTCATACATTTTTCCCCTTTTCATGGTAGGATGGTGATCCTCGATTATCTAGTTTTGGTCTGATGAAGAATAGCCGAGATGGAAAAAGCTACAGCACAAACTTAGCTTATACTCCACCTGAATTTTTGCGCACAggttcatctttttttatttctttatgattttaaaaagtttagtttACAGTGTCCGGAGGGTATAAGCATTCAAAGAGCCCTCTGACAATCATTTAAACAGATCGCCATTGCATACTTACATCAGGATTTTTGACTTGGATGCTGAATGTTGCAGGTAGGATCATCCCTGAGAGTGTGATCTACAGTTATGGAACTGTTTTGCTTGACCTCTTGAGCGGAAAACATATCCCTCCAAGCCATGTATGTTACGtttttattgcatattgtgGTCATCATGCTGTCCTACTTTAGAGCAGACGGCATCAAGAGACCTTCATTTACTTCTCAAAGTGATTTTATTATGTACAAGAGTCAAATATGAGATTGACAAAATGGGATAGGTTCATTTCATACACTTGAATGCCTCCTAGCTATTGCTACAATGCTACATGACCAGAGTTTGACTACTATCTTTTTGTCTTGTACGAGACTGGTATATAATTTTAGTAATCCCGTTTCATGGTTCTATACAGGCATTGGACTTGATAAGGGGGAAGAATTTGTTGCTGTTGATGGATTCATCCTTGGAGGGACAGTATGTAAATGAAGATGCAGCTGAATTGGTGCAACTAGCCTCAAAATGTCTGCAGTATGAGGCTAAAGATCGACCTGATATCAGGTTTCTTCTCTCGGCTGTGGTACCTCTTCAGAAGCAGAAAGAGGTGAATTTCCAAAATGCCGTTAACTTCCTTGTTTCTTTTATGTGATCATTTTACAATGCGGAGAGGGAGGAAAGACGAGTCCCATCTCATGCCTCATTTGAGGCGCTGCCACCAGTCCAAAGCTGTGGTCGTCCATTGACTTCCTGAAAGCTTAGCTTTTGTATATTTAGCTATTTTTATGAGAAACATCACACATTTATCATTTTATTGGTAAAGTGTCTGTTCAAATTGGTTCCCTAGGTTGCATCACTCGTGCTAATGGGTCTATCTAAAACTCCGGTAACACTGCCAACTATGCTTTCCCCACTTGGAAAGGCTTGTGCAAGAATGGATCTTACTGCAGTGCATGATATTTTGCTTAAAACAGGCTATAAAGATGAAGAAGGTGCAGAAAATGAGGTGGGTGATTTTTGCTATTTAATCTTCTTTGTATTGCTTCACATATTGGCCAGTCACGTAAAAGAACTGACCGAAGCATTAATGGTTGAATTGTATGAAATAATCTTTTTTCAAATGTGTAGCTGTCATTTCAAGAGTGGACTCAGCAAGTGCAAGATATGCTCAACACAAAGAAATTTGGAGATATTGCTTTCAGAGATAAGGATTTTAAAAATGCTGTTGATTATTATACAAAAGTAAGACACTGGCCACCAAATTATCAATGGATTTGTTGAGAATGACTTGCTGAGTGCTGGTGTCTAATTATTATCTGTTTATAAACACATAGGAGCCTTGAATGCGGGAACTGTTATGCATTTAGACACTGTTTTATATTGAAGTAGGCTTGTATTTTGTGTACGATGAAGAATCAAACCGCTATATTTCAACTATGATAAGTCTACCTTTGGTAAGAAAACTTGTGGATTATATGGTTACAATAAGAGAAACTAAAACTATGTAAACCAGTAAATAGGTGATTGATTAAATGGCTTGTTGGttgactaaaaataaattatagttttGGATTTTCACTTCCAAAGATTACGACTAGGTATATAATGATACATGAGAGCTCTCCTTTTCCTCATTGGCATTGCCCATTATGTACATAACTGCTCCAAACTCCTCTTTCAATGTAACTGGTGTAACTGGAAGTCCATTGTCAACTGAATCATTCTCACCATGGCAGCATATGGGTGGACTTGAACATCCATTTCCTTGCTGTCTACGTTGTTGTATGGTAGGAGGCCAAATTAAATCCCCTCAATAAGTTTTTGTTCTCTCTTTTCAGACAAGTGTAGTGCATATTGGCTGTATTTGGAAATGAATGATTGTGGTTTCACTTTGACATGATAATGGTATAATGAGATTGTTGAATGTTGGTGGGTACAGCTGGTAACGATGATGGCGGTTCCGTCGGGTACAGTGTTTGCAAGGCGAGGGCTGTCGTATTTGATGGTCGGGGAAGCAGAACTTGCACTGAGAGATGCGATGCAGGCTCAAGTGTGCTTACCGGAATGGCCTACTGCTTTCTATCTACAAGCTCTCGCACTGTCGAAGCTGGGAATGCAAACGGATGCGGACGACATGCTCAACGACGGGGCGTCCTTTGAAGCAAAGAGGCAGAGCAGCTGGCGCATTTGAATCAACAATTTGTAGTGAAGTTTAGTTGTTGAGAGATTGATAATTGTAGCAAAAATTAGTTGATTTAACCCATTCTGTAAAGTAGTTTTGATTTAGGTAGGTCAGCGGACTATTGATCCTTGTGATGTTTGTTTTTGTGAtatgaattcaaaaaataaatgaaaggtaATTAGAGTGATTTTGATGGAGTATAAGAATAAAGAGAGTAGTAGTATAAtttaagaaagaaagaaaataatgatgttGGTAATGCTACGTCATACGTGTGAAGATAAATGTAAAAATAGAAAGGCGGAAGTATCGCGTGAGTTTGGCTGGGAATACGTATGGTCAACTAAATAGAAATACAATACAAGTGAGTGCCTTattttgaatgtttttcttcttctacGGGTACCAAACAGGTCAAACCTCTCCGTTTCTCTCTATCGCCATCGCCATCTCCATCTCCGTCGCCGTCGCCTCAAAGTTCAAGGCAGCAGGTATCTTGGTTTCCATTTATTTTATGCAAATCTTGAAAAACATTCTGTTTCTCCACGAATAAATCTGTTACTCGTGCCTAACTGCGTAGGCGTGATTTGTTACAGCAACCTGGATCCGCTTATTTTCTTCAATTGCTTTTCTTATTACATACAACAGCCAATTTCATTTCAATTCCATAATCCAATCCACCGCTCTTCTCACCGATctctcaatttcttttttatttcggTGTCAATTTGCATTAACCAGACTCGGCGTTTCCTTATCCTTTTAttcggaaaaataaaaaatgtaatttacaTCCTCTACCTCACTACTTTTGGGCTTTCAGCTCAACATTTGTTCTAATACACACTACTTGATTCTCTTGTTCTGTTATGCCTTTTTTTTCCttaaaggaaaaaagaaaaagaacatTGAATCACTTGTTCTACTTGATGGTTGCTTAATTGTTTGGTAGGTTCTTCTAGGAGTTTGTGTGtttgtttatgtattttttttggcTTCAGAGCTTCGTCCACTGTTCTGTCCACTCTGCTCTACTTGACTCAATTTCATCCATTCCTTTCTAGTCAACCCATCTAATCTATTGATTCAATTAGGTATTCATAGGAGAAATTTGGAATGTTCATCACATTCTTCTTCCAATTGTACTCTATGCATTTGCATCCTTTGTCCGTGACCTCCTATTAGGAGGTGAGTGGATGAATTTGTTAATGTTGTTTAAAGATTAATTTGAAAGCAATCGGATAATTTCCCCTAAATTTAGAGCATGAAAATGAGGTTCAAGGGACTGCAAATTTAAGAGTTCATTGTCATCTCTTATATATGTTACCGGTTCAATTTTACTGtagaattaatttaattctaaAATGAATTTGTTCTTATAGATTTAACATGATtaagtttatataatttattaaataatagaattgaaAACAAGCATACATCTACAAATGAATTTCACAAAGTTGTATTCTTTTAGAATTTCAGCTTTCCGAGGCTTAAGCATCTCTGCAACCTGTAAATAGTTACGTAAATTGCATGAATTACTATGGAAATGCATGCAAATGCTAAAATGGTGGTACTATACAAGTTGGGCTCTTGATAGTCGGCAGATGGTTTTGGACTTTTGGCTGATCTTAGTACATTGCACTAGCAGGTTTATTATGAAGTGTagaattatgttatttttggtCTAGTAAATGGCTGGTCATTTTTATTATGTGTGCAATTTGATGCTGCTTGCTCATGATATATACTAGTTTCAAGTTAATTTAACACCGGGATGATCACTGAATGCAGGAGTAGCTTACTGTCGTTATATGGATAAGATAGAACCTGGAAAGATTGGTCAAGAGGAAGTGACAAGAGAGTCGCTGATTGCCATCTCCTACTCGGTCCCAGACCAAAAACTTGCCTCACAAGTGTCGTCAGAAAATCTGGGAAATCAGAAGTTTGTTGAAGTGGATTATGATGGAGCAGACAAGTATAGGTCTGAGCTGATCTCGATATCCAATTCGCAGTCACCGGATGCCCAAGGCCTACCAGGTACATTTGGAGAGAGCTGATGGGGTAACCCGGACAGCAGTTGCGAGTTGCAGCTCTCTTTGGAACTTTTGTTTGTATTTTCTGGAAAGACCCTGTTTAATAGGTAAATGTAAAAATACTGGCATGTTCTGTTGTGGTTTCCTGTTGAAATGATACACGTTCTGTGGACTTGCAATGGAGATGTGGTCTGTAAAAGAATTGTTGAAATTACTGTATGAAAAAGAAGACAATAGTTGACATGAATCTGTTAAAATAGTTGAAGAAAACTATTAGGATTGTAAAACATTGCTTGCCCTGACAAATCTCTTGGGCTTTATGGATAAGTTTGATTTGAGTTTGTGAAGTTGTAATATCTAGCTGAGAGAGGTGAAGGAGGATGTGTCGGGTGGTGGGCTTAGGCTATACATACTTTGTTTTGTGAATATTTTTGAAGCTACACAGCAAATGTTATGAACAATAGCTTGCGACAGGGATTTGAAAGAGAGAGGGTATAATCCAAAGGAGCCCCATTTTCATGCTGTAACTTTAGGGGACATTATCCGTTCTCTTTCAATACTACAAGATAAAAAGTCTTGAGTGTTCTCCTAACATATGGATATGAAAATGATACATTGAGTAAACCTTATATGTATTTGATAAGCTCTTTGCACACTCACATCTATACGTTTATCATTTACTTAAGTTCAATATCCCATTTAAAATTTGCTATCTATCAACCCATTAACTTCTTTTTCTCTCCTCTCTTTTAAATGGCTTAATCATGAGATGAATTCAATTagttacaatttaattttttaatttaatttaattttaaataatagaattttgTTGGTGGATATAAAAAGTGTCCACTCTTATATAGTCTCCTATGTAAGCAAGATGAAACTGACAATAGATAAATCTGCTGACATGAGAAGTTTGCTCTCATGAAAAATCAAAACTCTTAACATCATTGAATTCCAatcaaatctttaaaatttattttaaacttaaattttctaatttttttaaaccattGCACAAATTGCTacgaaaataataatatgattcACTATATATCATACATCATATTGATTTGATTGattgtatattatattttttaaatacttttagaattattttttatgtttagtGGTCTATATAGTGAACTTTGTATGCATTCTTACATAATTATATGAAGGctcatttttattaataaaaaatttatttaataaactttattaataattatgatatattaATTGACAAATGTTAGTCAATttttgatggagtctgccttatAGATAGATAACCTGCAAAATAAGGGTTAGACTGTTGATCAGACGTTGGTTGTCCTTCGAGCACTTCAATGATTAAGTCAGTATTTGACAATCGTTGATAACTTAATAGATTTGAGTAATAATGATAATATGTGTTTGTAGGCAATGCCTCAAGCCCTTTTTATATAGTGTCGCTTTAcatgtttcacacgtggctcgtggTGTGActtgtcaaaaaataataataatatttaattaataatgaattatatttattataaaatattaagtgcCAAAACTCCAGAGGAGTGCAAGTTGACCATAAatttacaagaaaaaaaattaaaagaaaattagtgcatagaattttaatattttaaattagttcgTTTGATTTAATCGAGTTTTGAAAACGGAAAACGGGGGAGGCGGTCAGAAAATAGTGGGACGGTCGGAAAAGtcaaacaaattttaattatttttaaaaagttaaaaattaatttatatttaaaaaataattttaattataacattgattatttaaaatattttttaaattttttaaaaattaagttgaaatatatctttttttaaattagaacttaaatagacttttaacCTACTATATGGTGGCACATTATGTGGCAcgccacatcagcgccacataagtaCAAGCATGTGCCAATTGAGgcttggacaaaattgaaacgaaataaTGCATTTTAgaacaaatttgataaaattaaaaggtttggactttATGAAACTTTCtttaaaggtttgactttttttaattatttggcctAATTAAATTATCTCAACCTATTAACCAACTCAAAATTTTACTAATGCCCATAATTTTTGCCTGCGAGCAGAATAAGAACCAGACCATCTTGTTTGTCGAGCTTTGAATAACCTGCCCAAGCCAGTTTCTTACGACAATTCCAATGTCTATTTGCTGCCAACCAAAGGATATCAATGCATCGACGTTAACTTTAAGCCATCCTTACGGTGGAGCCGACCACACTACACTACCATCCTCCCTGCCAACTACAGCAGACCGGAGTTGAGCTGGCGGAGACTGAGTTGCTTGCCAAGacgataatttaaatcaaaattttgtgCTATATATAATATTTGTTATATTATGTGCTAAATATAGTACAAATTATAACATGTGTaatggagatgctcttagtTTGActcattttaaaataggacCCATGTCGTATGCAATCATTTTATAGGGACATAACATAAGAAAGTGGAAGCAGATGCATAGAAAGGTTTTGATGAAAAGACAAACTATCAGTTATAGGCCGGCAACATCGTTCTATCCTGTACTTAAAAACACTTCATGTGAATTGTTAAAGCAAAAATTGTTAATTGAcggtattttaaaaaaattaatctgtTTTCTAACATAACGTCCAAATTTGCAGCattagttataattttaaaataatttacacctttaataaacaattttttttgttaatattgaattatgtggtctttaacaaaaaaaaaaaagaattgtaCGGCAGAATAAATATATATCTGACatatgaattctttttaatgaaaataagtgtataaaatttaatagttcCACAGGATGCCACATCAGATATTACATGAATGGAACTAATTTTCCTTTCTAATCCGCATTCATAATAAATTTGATGTAATGATATATAAAATTACCGTGTTTTGTGTATGTAATAGGATTAAAACACACACAtgatcatttaaaaatatttcattttcttaGCTTTTTGTTTatatccaaaaaatttaaaatcatcaattttatctcattttctatttttcagtttcaattgtatccaaatttaaatatatccttcatatttgatatatagtctaaataaatcattaatatttgtgagaaattattaggtagactcagtctaccacgtcatccgtagactacatattatgacacgtcattaaaataataacactattgtaattttatttattatttatttacacttttgaatattaatattacgatagtgccattattttaataaagtgtcataatgtgataggtttagtcaatggatgacgtggtagaccgagtctacctaagaatttctcttgaATGTGCCTAAAGGATGAACAtgtttgaacatttttcaaatatagttacaacaaaattagaaaaaaaatttgacggtctaatttaaataattaagccttaaaagAATCAGTGGCATATCATTTTGATTACTTTATATATTATACCAATTCCAGCACTTGCCTTACATGcttatcttttcattttttttctaatttttatccAGTCATGGTTAATGTTTCAATTTCTCAGTTGCCACCTTTCCATATAATACCTAATTTACTATAAATGTAGATTTATCTTGTTggtttaggattttttttc
This window contains:
- the LOC126688052 gene encoding uncharacterized protein LOC126688052, with the translated sequence MFFFFYGYQTGQTSPFLSIAIAISISVAVASKFKAAGVAYCRYMDKIEPGKIGQEEVTRESLIAISYSVPDQKLASQVSSENLGNQKFVEVDYDGADKYRSELISISNSQSPDAQGLPGTFGES
- the LOC126688049 gene encoding serine/threonine-protein kinase BSK2; protein product: MGCFQSHLGSPDQQPLPADEEEEADLQLPSSDQQEAFREYSLGELKAATNAFSRDLIVSESGEKAPNVVYRAKLSNNRVVAVKRFSRLSWPDPHQFLTEAKGVGKVRHKRLVNLIGCCAEGDERLLVADYMPHDTLSKHLFHWDKQPLPWEMRLRVALYVAQVLDHCNSHNLTLYHDLNAYRVLFDQDGDPRLSSFGLMKNSRDGKSYSTNLAYTPPEFLRTGRIIPESVIYSYGTVLLDLLSGKHIPPSHALDLIRGKNLLLLMDSSLEGQYVNEDAAELVQLASKCLQYEAKDRPDIRFLLSAVVPLQKQKEVASLVLMGLSKTPVTLPTMLSPLGKACARMDLTAVHDILLKTGYKDEEGAENELSFQEWTQQVQDMLNTKKFGDIAFRDKDFKNAVDYYTKLVTMMAVPSGTVFARRGLSYLMVGEAELALRDAMQAQVCLPEWPTAFYLQALALSKLGMQTDADDMLNDGASFEAKRQSSWRI